Within Falco cherrug isolate bFalChe1 chromosome 12, bFalChe1.pri, whole genome shotgun sequence, the genomic segment CTGAAGTGCCTCTTCTGAGACCTTTTAACTCTTGCAGCTCAACAGCATCAGATTTCCCTACAGTTAAGTCTGCAGACTGGATTGCCAATAGGATGTTGCTGTTACCAGTCAACGAAGATGattcccaccccctgccccaagcagcTTACATGATTATAAGCAATAAAAACAGGAACAGCAGTATAGCAATCACACAAAGAAGATACAATAAATAACGAATTAAAACTCAATGCATAAATACCTTGAATACAGTCACATGTTCCCCAACATCTTCTATTACACCAGCCACATCTGAGCCAGGAGTATAGGGTAAAGCTGGTTTTCTAGCATAACTTCCAGAACGAATATATGTCTCAACAGGATTTACCCCACAGGCATGGACCTTAATTAACACCTAAAAGAAAAGATGCTTCTTAAGCGTTAATTAAAAAGATTTAGAACCCGCACAGTATCATGTAATTTTAACTAAATTCTTTAAACAGAGTCGGCAAAAATTCAGCATTGAACTGAAACTATTTTCAGGAAATCCTTTATATGGAATATGTAGCCCATGTAACTGTAAAAAGCTCACATTTGTTAAACTGTGACATCTCAGGTAGTATGAACACAGCGAccaaaaaattttattttgtatgctTCATTCTGTTGTAAGTTTACCTATTATCATTCAACATCATGATTTCAGTTTGCAGAACTCATATATACCTGATTTTCCTTTGGATCAGGAATTAAGACATCTGACTGGAGCTTAAGTACTTCAGGGCCACCAAATTCAAAAACTCTGACAGCTCTCATCACATTTCTTGTGGCTGCCATAGCAATCAGAAtacctggggaggggaggaaaccACAGTAATACTGTATTGCCTTCATAATTTATTCTGcatcttcaaaataaagaaatcaaacagcCTCACTGCTGATTtaaactggggtggggggtgtatTTGTTtagttctgggtttttttccccaaatctgcaaaaggcagaaaataaactACCATTTGCAGGAGTTTATGGATTTTAAGAGAATCACATGCAAATAATTTATCTGTAGAAGTATTTCTAGAGCAGCTTCTGTGAACACGGCACTGATATGACATACACAGACACGTACAGTACTCTGGGGAAAAACACTGACAATTCACTACTACATTCTGGCAAAACAGCCTGTCGTACATTAGCTGACTGGGTAACCTAGCCAAGTGAGATTCCAGTCACTGCTCCTACTTACTATGAACCCTGTATGTAAAAAAAAGCGACAAAAAACTACAATCAGTTATCAAAAACCCAAGATACCATAAGATATTAAAAcaatccaggaaaaaaagtgcaggCATTCAAGACTCCAGTCCCTAGTTCCAGCTGCATTTCACCACTGCTGCCATATGTAACAGAGACCATCAACCATAGCCCTCaactgctgcagcccacagctccaTATGCACTAATGGAAGTGAGAATGATTTATCAACACATTAAGCTACTACAACTACACTCATCCGTGAAGTATTCTAACAAAACACTGCCTACACAACAGCTACACACGGTTCTTTCAGGAATCTTGACGGACTCCAGAGAGCTTCACTGGATACTCAGCAGTTAATCACAGGACAGCAGACAGGCACCTTAAAGACATCAAGAGATCAGGCTTTTGGCCAGCTCCAGCTGAAGAACTTCAGGGTTGTAGCCAGAGgcagtttttttcccaaagatgattacagcttttaaatgtACTTGACTTAAccgctttttctttttttttttttccttttctcttaaCTGATACAGTCTGTAAGGCTTCGCATCCTTGGTTACCTGTTTGAATCAGGAAGAGTACTGGTCGCAGGGTCATACACTGCTAAGGCCTCCCTTGACAAAAGGTCATGACAAACAACCTACACTGCCAAGTAACTCCGCAGTACAGGTCATTTCTATACGCAGCAGTAATAAACCCAATTACACGGCAGCCTCTCGCCTGCTCTGAAAAAACCGGCGATGCAGATTTTAACAAACGACCCCGCAGCAGGAGGCCTTCAGGCAACCGAGCGAACCCCCGCGGCACggggggcacagctggcacaCCCGGCCCGGCGCAGCCCCACGGGGAGGCGGCAGCCGCACGGCCGGAGTCGCCGGGACAGGCCGAGCCGCGGCCACGGGAGGAGAATGCGGGCCCGCGGCAGGGCCGCAGCCCGCCGGCCGGGGTGCGGGCGCTGCCCCACTGGAAACCCCCCGCGGATGGGGGGCCCCGAGTCAAAGCTGACCCGCTGCGATCCCAGCGGCCCCGCCGGACAAGCGCGGCACCGAGCGGGCACCGAGCTGGGCTGGGGCCGCGCCTCAGGCGCCaggcggggccggcggcgagGCGGAGGCGGCCCCAGGCAGGCGGGGagcgggccgggcgggccgcgGCCCGGGGGGCCAAGCCGCAGGGCGCCAGGGCGGGCTCCCGCCGGCTCGGGGCCTCCGCCGCCTCAGGGCGCCGCCGGCAGCCCGGGCGCCGGGCCGCTCGGGAAGCGGAGTCCAGGCCCCCGCCGCAGGCCTGGGGCGCAGCGGGACCGGCGGGGCCCGCCCCAGCTCCCGGGAGGCTCACCGGCCGCTCGGGAGGGAAGCGCGGCTCGGAGACACAGCCCGGGcccgccaccgccgcccccGTCCCCTCAGCGCCGGCGGGaggcgccgcgccgcgccctGCTCGAGCCCCTCCCGctgccgcagccgccgccgccggggcccctGCGCCCACCGCCTACCTCCGCGGCGCAGCGCGGGCCCGGGCCGGCCGGCGGCGGAGCGCGGGCGCAGCGGGGGGCGGTCCCtcgccccgcccggccgcccgcccctcGGGGAGGCTTGGCCCTCGCGGGCTGCCGTCGGGCCGGCGCGGGGCCCGGTGCCGCCGCCCCCTGATGGCGGCCTTCGGGCAGCAGAAGGCGCGGCGCCTGGCACGGGTAGATGCCAGCAGGAAGGGCGGCCTGGACGAGCGGGCTGCCCCTGTCGTGCAGCTCCTCAATGGGCGAGCGCGGTTCTgcaccaccagctcctgctcGGGCCGCCTGGTGCTGGCGCAGGGCAGCGCGGCGGTGAGTGcgggcccggcggcgcggccggcgcTGGGGaccgggctgggccgggggtacggggcagcgggcgggggccgggcccggcgggcaGGCCCCTGGGGTCTCGCTGTCCcggcggcgctgcggggccgggggtgcccCTGGGCTGGCGCGGACAGGCCGCTCTAAGCCGCCGTTACGAGGTGCGCTCGGAGAACGGGCGCTTTTGGAAGCGCCGCTATTGCTTGTGCCGGGCCGTTTCCCACGGCCGCAGCAGATCCCCCACCGCCTGCCCGTAGCGCGGGCTCAGGCGTTTCTCTTCACTGCCAGGGCCCAGGCGGCTGCGGGATCCAGAAGAAACACTGCGGATGGCTCATGGTCGCGCACGACGCCTGCGGCAAAGCCGATGTGGTAAGCGGTGCGGTGCGGCCGCCGTGCCCCGCGGTGCTCCTCGTGTTATCGGAACCCAAAATGTCGTGTGAAACGCAAATAAATGTTTGGGTCTCATTCCCGGTACCGAAATGAGTTGACActcttaatttcaaaataaacttctcTTTAGGTTTTTTACTTGGTAAATTCTTAAGACCTGTTTTGAAGGTCTAAGACCTTCTTTTTCAAAAACCTACTTTTTCAAAGCCCTTTCCTTATTCCAAGTAAGCAGAAACAGCGCTTTTCTAAGCAAGTGTTCTTCCCTTCCTGAAGGCTTACTGTTAGTATaacaatgcatttttcatttgtgcagTTTTTATCtgctctttgtttttccttcttagaTTGCTGGCAAGGTATCGACCAGAGACtagatttgattttaaaagctcCCTATCCTATCTTTTATTAAGTATACTATTTTACTATCCTATCCTATCTTAGTATTAAGTAAAATAAGCTTAATTTCTGTAGAGTATACTCACTTGGTCTTTGGACAGCGGTGACCTAGGCATTAGCAGACAGTGCTGGGCTAAATGAAAGCCATATATTCCTTGTTAATGCCATAAACAATTGCTGTACGATGCTAGGCATTTGCCTCCTAAAAGTTCTGTGCCAGGCAGCATCCGAGATGGTGCTTACTCAAGCAGCAACATACCTGCAGGACACAGATGCAGGATGATGTGGCCCCTTATCCCATTCTCCAGCAGTTAGAGCCCGACATGCACGTTGACACAGTAATGGtaattaacaaatattttgtgttgtGTTCATTAACTGTTTCATAAGCTGTGGCTGTTCTTGCTTTGTTGGTTTAGTCAGCAGTTCCAGAAGCAACCAAAGTGAATTCTTTTGTTTCCCACATTTAATGTAGATGTGTTCAGGTAAGCATGCCAGTGAGCACATTCACTTTGTATATAGTAACTCCTTCAAGTCAGTTAAACTGTCTTGAGTTAAAAAACCCTGTCTTTAATTTAACAATCTTGAGTCCAGCTTGCTGTGCTAACAGCCTTTTATGTACAGACATCTGGAACTAGTCTAACGGTGAATCTCtaatactgcattttaatttagtaTCTTAAAATCCactgaaattgaaaaaaatagagagGGGGGGTTTCTGGTATGCCTTCAAAAATAGTCTGCTCTTTGCGTACATCTCTTTGCTTTGCCTGTCCCAAAAAAGAAGCAGTTACAAGGACAGAATTCTCTCATTCGGTTCATAGCTCACTTTACCACATGCATGCATTCTCAGAcatgtacaaaaaaaatctactccAAAATACTTGCCTTCATTAGTATTTGTTCTAGCAAAGCAGAGCTTGCTGAAATTTCCATTAGCAAATTTGAGGCTGAGTAGGACACAGCAGGTTGTTGCTGACTCTTCTTATGAGAGGAAAtactctgatattttttttcctgttccctttAACAGGtagatgggattttttttttttatacatgagttgaaaatgtaagaaaaaagtgtttgattaattttgaaattactgtACTCTAATGTGTAATAAAGCTTTGCTAGTGCAGTATTTAGGAGATGAGAAGGGAAGTCAGGATCTTGTACGCTGTGTGTTGTGCGTCTCGGCTGTCAGAACATTTGACCAAACTGCAGATATTAACCCAAACAATATGAACATAGGatatttgttttgtaatttatttttatcccttTATCCTCCCAATGCTTAGAGAAAAGGCATCATTTATTACGCAGTACTTTGCAAGGTTATTGATACGACACAAATATAACCTTGTTATTACACAATAGAGTAAAACTGAACTGGTATACTTGTTTCCTTGTACACGATTGGTGCAGATCTCAACCACCTTCGACTCTGGATTTTTGAATGTACGTTTGGCCAGCTGCCATTTAATACTTTTAAGACGTGCGTGTGCAGAGCGTTCGCTTCCACCAGGACCTGTGTGCACATAGTTCTGCCCACCCGGACCCATATCGTGTTCCGTCAGCTGCTGGGTTGGTGTACTGCTGGCAAACCTTCCAAGCATCTAGCTTGAGTGTCAGTGCATCCCTCTCTCGTGAGCAGGTTTTGCCACATGCAGTGGGGCTGTGCACTGCCCTTACCACGCTAACTCGTGCCCGAGTGGGTGACGTGGCTGCAGTGGTGCAGCGCTGCAGTGAATGCATTCGCTGTACCCCAAGGTACACCCTTTCCAGATAAAGGGCCGCGTTCTGCGTTGCATGAAGGTGCTGCCGTGGTTAGTCATGTAACAGTCAGTTGTTCTCTGCTTTGGCTCCAGTGTTTGCAACAGGGGGGGGTTCATTTGTGTGAGCTTTTTTAGATAGCACAGGCAGGTACTTTCTGTCATTTCATAAGAGCCGTTAGACCAACTCTTCAGAGGTGAGGGGCCTAAACCTATTCCCGTTGGGTGTTTTTCCCATCAGCTTCACTGGGAGCAAATCTTGGGCCTCAGACTTCTTGGACTTAATAGAAAATGGCTTTCAGTATTTCCCTGTTAAATTGAGTTTGCAGGAAATTAATTACTTAGACACAGTAAGATAATAAAAAACCCTCTgctgaaaatactttgttctgTTAATAAGCTTTTTAAGGATACAAGTATTGTAAGACAGCTTTGGGGTGGTGCTAACATGCATAGATTATTTCAGTTGGTATGACTTTCTTAACTAGTTGTATTCCCACTGAAAAGCTGCCTCTAGGGTATCTGCTAAATTACTTTGccttttcagagaaacagaaacccTTAAAAACACCCTCACCAATATCACACGCACTCATAATGTGTTCTCTGTTACAATGCTTGTCTCAGAGACAAGTCTGTCTGGCTTGGCTTCCAGCCACAGTGGACACAGACCATTTTGTTGCAGCAGGACCCTGTGTTGCTCAGATGGCTCGAACGGAGTTCTCAGACGTGGGAAGGTGTCTGAAAAGAGGTCACGGAAATGTGTCTGAAGGGGGACACACAGGCCCGTGGCGGGTCCCAGCTGGTGTTGGGCACCGTGAGTGCCGACGGACTGCTGCATGGATGTGTGTTCTGCTGAAATCCACCCAGACCAAGCCGACGGCACACTGAGCACGAGGAGAAACCATGCAAActctgcagagcccagcttTGGATAAGGAAGCTGACCATGCTAGCACACTCTTGGGGCAGGGTGAATTCACCTCAGTGGAGCACTGTGTCAACACAACTCATTTCCAGACCCAAGCAAATGCTAAATAAGTTACCTTAGGTATTTCTGTACAACACTGCATTATGCAGTGTTGATTGTTGCTTGTTCTCATCAGCTTTAGTACAGCTGTGTtgcttgggcttttttttgttgtgtttttttttttttttttaatctggcaCGCAAATTTCAAGCTTACCCATGCAGAAAGACCTGCCTTTCAACTTAAAACAAGAACATTTATGGAGGACATGCtgcttaaatacatttaaataccTTTCAATGTTTAAAGGAAAGGACAAGAGAGTGTTacttcagcagttttcttttatgCCATCCTGTCTTTAAAAAGCGTATGAATTTGATTATTTCCTGgaggttttatttaatattttcattttacaaaaaagaTGAGAAGGGCTAGACAAAACACCAAAGTATGGGAAAATAGCTGAAATTTCCCAAGTTAACATGgcaaattttttttgtgctaTGAATTAAGGAAGTGAAGGCAGACAAGAAGGGGGGGCAAGCAGTGCTTATGATTAAATAATCATACAATGAAATAAGTAATATAACTGCCTCAAAGCAACCTTTCTGAATGGAAGAAGGTAATATTGGCTCTTAAGATTTCTCTGCATAAAGATAGCATAGAAAAGTAGAGGTATTATAACATTCTGCATGGCTTACTATTACATAGCTTTCTCCACGCTCACAAATCCAGGAAAAATTGCCACTAGCATCTCAGTCTTCTAGCAGAACTGAGGGGTCTGAAGGTAATTTCTTGAATTTTATAATTATGACGttactactttttcttttttttttcttgttttgtgggttttatccTCTAATTTCAacccctgatttttttttttatctttacaaCTCTTACATAGGGCTACACATTATTATTTAAACTAAGATTAGAATGTGATCAAGTATGTTAGGCCATGAATTTAACATGCTGAACCCCATAAAGTTTCCTGAAGTTAGGGAATGTACTTAAAGTGCTTCTgattttaaagaacagtttaaaaaaactaaccaaacaaaaaaaccaacccaaacctaCTCAGTTTGCACATGACTGCAATAAGGCAGTCCTCTTCCAATGCTGTACTAACCGTATAGATTTGTTTGAAtgtacaaagaaataaacaggcAAGCACACTTTTCCAAGTTTTTAAAGTCCACCTTGTGATTAATTTCTATCAAACCTAATCAGTTATGTAAACAGAATCATGGAAATCCATGGAATTTTTGTGTATTACGAgcaatgaaaaatcaaaagcagatGAACAAACCTGGTTGCGTGGAACtcatttgctgcattttcagtgCTTGTTTCACACCGACTagctattattttcttttttttaacagtacaCACACTTGCAGtattaatgtaaatattttggtGTATTTTCCAGATGAAAGCACTAGAGAAAGCCACTGGCGACATTGTGCTGAAGTTTGAACCATTTGTTCTTCATGTGCTATGTCAAGAGCTGCAAGATGCACAGCTTCTGGTAAAATTACATGAAACAACGTTACGCGGCTGCTCCGTTATATTCCTTGCTGTAGAAGTAACAGTATTGGCTCCTGAGTAAGCATTAGCACTTAAGAATAGTCCCAAATGTGCTGTATGTTTAGTAACTAGGGTAGTAAAAGTAAGCTgatgaagaaaatacagctttaaacTTGATAGAGGTTTTGCTGTACTttttaggaaacaaaattacttgAATACAGTTCAGTCTTCGAGCTGAAGCAGGTTgcctggtaaaaaaaaaaatcccagtgagCTGGGGCTGCTTTCATTGGCTGAAAGCGAAGCGGTATTTTAGATATCATTTGGCTCCAGTGTTTCAACTAATTGTGTGGTActtttgccttctgcttttccagaatTATTCTGGAGAGTAACGTGTGATGGGTTTGTTCCTTTATTAATGTAAAAAGAGAGGTGGTTAGTTTCTTTTCTAGTACTGCTGTACTTTTAGCTATAAAAGTATTGCACGACTGTCTATATGGTTACCGGCTCTTCAAGATAAAATAGTACAGCACCCAGAGAGATGTTAATGTCCTGCCTGCACTAACGGGCTAAGATTAGACAACCAAGATTGACTGTGGTTCTTTGAAAAAACAGCTGCGATTTGTGATGCTGCGTGGGCTTGAtcttaaaagcatttcaatgtaattattactgcattaatTTGGGGAGATGGCTTTGAAGAAGTTTTTTTGCAACACTGAAATTGTAAGTTGCATTGCAACCCATCCGTAATTATTTGTTGCTCTGTGAAAGTGTATAAGACCTATTTAAGGCATTTATTTGTTCCACAGCATTCAGTGGCTATTGAATCTGGGTTCAGGAACTCTGGTATTACAGttggcagaggaggaaaaattacAATGGTAAGGACTTTCCTACTCCCCTGTAAGAAACGTAACTAAATCATATCGTTACTCTtaaccttgattttttttacgAGCCAAGATCTAAATTGTAATGTGATAGACAGCTGTCACAGGGCACACTGTAGCAAAGAAACACCCTTCCGCTTTGACAGCAAACGAACCAGTTGTGTGGATAAGTGggattggtttgggtttttttttttttctgtaatgaacTCCccatattaaaatttatttaaatcaccttcataaaatgaaaaaaattattctagaTAAAcccatctgtgtgtgtgtattcttAGGCTGTCCGGAGCACTCATTGCTTAGAAGTTCCATTGAGCCACAAGGGGAAATTGATGGTCTCTGAAGAATATATTGAATTTCTGATACACGTAGCTaatcagaaaatggaagaaaacataaGAAGGATTGACAGGTTTGTAAGATTACACCAACACAAACCAGACAACCCCCCCAAAGTGTgaaatggaatttaaattaattttttgagcTCTGAAGACTATACACTTTTTAAGTGAAAACCTATAATTTGCAGACTCTTTGTTACTGAATGGGGCTTAAGTTTCTTTTTCCAATGATAACAGCATTTGCTATTCTACGACAGTAACCATTTCAGAAGTATTTAGATCACAGTGCACACTTTAATCCACTAAATGCTTTGTATAGTTTCCAAAACTGATGATTTATGAAGGTGGTGGAAGGTGACATGAACTTTGGGTCTTTACCTTTGTATCCAACTGAGGAACAGAACAGGCAGAAGATCCAAAAGTGCACGAGGATGAAAAGGACTCTGGAGAGACACCTACATGTACTAAGACCAGTTTCTTGCTGTATGTCCACATTTAAAATATCTCCCTGTTTGTTAAAAGTAATTGCTAATAGTTGCAGTCCATCTGATCAT encodes:
- the LOC129737197 gene encoding basic proline-rich protein-like, which codes for MQILTNDPAAGGLQATERTPAARGAQLAHPARRSPTGRRQPHGRSRRDRPSRGHGRRMRARGRAAARRPGCGRCPTGNPPRMGGPESKLTRCDPSGPAGQARHRAGTELGWGRASGARRGRRRGGGGPRQAGSGPGGPRPGGPSRRAPGRAPAGSGPPPPQGAAGSPGAGPLGKRSPGPRRRPGAQRDRRGPPQLPGGSPAAREGSAARRHSPGPPPPPPSPQRRREAPRRALLEPLPLPQPPPPGPLRPPPTSAAQRGPGPAGGGARAQRGAVPRPARPPAPRGGLALAGCRRAGAGPGAAAP
- the TYW3 gene encoding tRNA wybutosine-synthesizing protein 3 homolog; translation: MAAFGQQKARRLARVDASRKGGLDERAAPVVQLLNGRARFCTTSSCSGRLVLAQGSAAGPGGCGIQKKHCGWLMVAHDACGKADVMKALEKATGDIVLKFEPFVLHVLCQELQDAQLLHSVAIESGFRNSGITVGRGGKITMAVRSTHCLEVPLSHKGKLMVSEEYIEFLIHVANQKMEENIRRIDRFYKRLELALKTAISANNSPSEETAKSRAVYVRRRKRKTIQEQDVHTSPKDHNEALEPEDDTESSLGIFAEILI